The following proteins come from a genomic window of Halanaerobiaceae bacterium ANBcell28:
- a CDS encoding AAA family ATPase produces the protein MISIKQNRSWSKPDNIPALIARKKVDWSIFVYGSHIPLNFHEDFEKANNGIHIELGKSQELELIIEGNSYQASLMNIDRKQVDYDTYQIRYDGKNEIKELFQKRFRPSYQYLKAKRENSESNKQHIVPEEKSEYIEFYETGEPFKYELKLIKANRDLAGSMTEGVMEVGNTEEIINTGKIINNINNYISTKGFTYLPGLIENFYFSLKTKPFVLLAGVSGTGKTKLVKLFAEAINCTEENGRLKLISVRPDWSDSSDLLGYKNIKDEFQPGPMIDILKAAITDPDNIYFVCLDEMNLARVEYYFSDFLSIMETRKKDQEARILTSKLLSEKDFAKDDDIKKYSDLIIPDNLYIVGTVNMDETTHPFSKKVLDRANTIEFSEINLLDYSLASNDDDIEIETIEAANDFLRSDYITLNDCSKEDNKLISELVEKLQEINDILSEASLQVGYRVRDEFCFYMLYNQQEELLDEEQAFDFQLMQKILPRIQGSSRSIKNVLVKLFNFTADYNLSLDEGESGNPALDYVNKNKDTGTIVYANSAEKIAYMIKRIEEDGFTAYWL, from the coding sequence GTGATCTCAATCAAACAAAATCGAAGTTGGTCTAAACCTGATAATATACCTGCTCTTATAGCAAGAAAAAAAGTGGATTGGTCTATATTCGTTTATGGCTCACATATTCCTCTTAACTTTCATGAAGACTTTGAAAAAGCTAATAACGGTATTCATATTGAATTAGGGAAAAGTCAAGAACTGGAATTAATAATTGAAGGTAATAGTTATCAAGCCAGTCTTATGAATATTGATAGAAAGCAGGTTGACTACGATACTTATCAGATAAGATATGATGGCAAAAATGAAATAAAAGAATTATTTCAAAAGAGATTCAGACCTAGTTATCAATATTTAAAGGCTAAAAGAGAAAACTCTGAATCAAATAAACAGCATATAGTACCTGAAGAAAAATCAGAATATATAGAGTTTTATGAAACAGGAGAGCCTTTTAAGTATGAACTGAAATTAATAAAAGCCAATCGCGACTTAGCAGGTTCTATGACTGAAGGGGTAATGGAAGTGGGTAATACAGAAGAAATTATAAACACTGGTAAAATTATTAACAATATCAATAACTACATATCTACAAAAGGCTTTACCTACCTTCCAGGCTTAATAGAAAACTTCTATTTCTCACTAAAGACAAAGCCCTTTGTCCTCCTTGCAGGTGTTTCTGGTACAGGAAAGACAAAACTGGTAAAGTTGTTTGCTGAAGCTATTAATTGTACAGAGGAAAATGGTCGGTTGAAACTAATATCTGTCAGACCTGACTGGAGTGATAGTTCTGATCTCTTAGGTTATAAAAATATTAAGGACGAATTCCAGCCAGGACCTATGATAGATATTCTGAAAGCAGCAATCACTGATCCTGATAATATTTACTTTGTCTGCCTTGATGAGATGAACTTAGCACGTGTTGAATATTATTTCAGTGACTTTCTAAGTATTATGGAAACACGAAAGAAAGATCAAGAAGCTAGAATACTTACTAGCAAGCTATTATCAGAAAAAGATTTTGCTAAAGATGATGATATTAAAAAATACTCAGATCTTATTATTCCTGATAATTTATATATAGTTGGAACTGTAAACATGGATGAGACAACCCATCCATTTAGCAAGAAGGTACTGGATAGGGCCAATACCATTGAGTTTTCTGAGATCAATCTATTAGATTATAGTCTGGCAAGCAATGATGACGATATTGAGATAGAAACTATTGAAGCTGCTAATGATTTTTTACGTTCAGATTATATAACATTAAATGATTGTTCGAAAGAGGATAATAAGCTAATATCAGAGCTAGTAGAGAAATTACAGGAAATTAATGATATTCTTTCAGAAGCCAGTTTGCAGGTTGGCTATCGTGTAAGAGATGAATTTTGCTTTTATATGCTTTATAATCAGCAGGAAGAATTACTTGATGAGGAACAGGCTTTTGATTTTCAACTTATGCAGAAAATATTACCTAGAATTCAGGGTAGCTCCCGTTCTATTAAGAATGTCTTAGTAAAGCTATTTAATTTCACAGCAGATTATAATTTATCTCTTGATGAAGGTGAATCAGGAAATCCTGCTTTAGATTATGTAAATAAAAACAAAGATACAGGTACTATAGTTTATGCCAATTCTGCTGAGAAGATAGCATATATGATAAAGAGAATTGAAGAAGATGGTTTTACAGCTTATTGGTTATAA
- a CDS encoding DUF6063 family protein — MEWTKKDITDAFRIFFTLLKDGIIEEDNSELRYAYQRSEVRQLLEDIIEKEAEVKIFSAKGNIYLTPGLDNRFFGYKNLELLKKMKLNNNTELYLAYFVILVLISKFYNSEDQSLASRQFLPIEELEKTITSYIENISDRENDEIKEIEEELSINLKSISEVWMDIPSFDDTIKNLRRAKNNRISFLIKVMDFLEEESLIQVLEDYTIRPLPKMEYLIIRYYFHNERKEMLLSYLNNEINNKV, encoded by the coding sequence GTGGAGTGGACTAAAAAAGATATAACAGATGCTTTTAGAATTTTTTTTACTTTACTTAAAGACGGTATAATTGAAGAAGATAATAGCGAACTTCGTTATGCCTATCAACGTTCGGAAGTGCGACAATTATTAGAAGATATAATTGAAAAAGAAGCAGAAGTAAAAATATTTTCAGCGAAAGGAAATATATATCTTACTCCTGGTTTGGATAATAGATTTTTTGGATATAAGAATTTAGAATTACTTAAAAAGATGAAATTAAATAATAATACGGAGTTATATTTAGCCTACTTTGTAATTTTAGTTTTAATAAGTAAGTTTTACAATAGTGAAGATCAGTCTTTAGCTTCCCGTCAATTTTTACCTATTGAAGAACTTGAAAAAACCATAACTTCATACATAGAAAATATAAGCGATAGAGAAAATGATGAAATAAAAGAGATTGAAGAGGAATTAAGTATTAATTTGAAGAGTATAAGTGAGGTCTGGATGGATATACCTTCATTCGATGATACAATAAAAAATTTAAGGAGAGCCAAAAATAATCGAATAAGTTTTTTAATTAAAGTAATGGATTTTTTGGAGGAAGAATCTTTAATACAGGTTTTAGAAGATTATACTATAAGACCACTACCAAAAATGGAGTATCTAATAATTAGATATTATTTTCATAATGAAAGAAAAGAGATGTTATTAAGTTATTTGAATAATGAAATTAATAATAAAGTTTAA
- a CDS encoding Wadjet anti-phage system protein JetD domain-containing protein — translation MKKSIMCFLREQKRKRIRTKVIENYIINKFDTKKYWNMGGYPQFARSINNLVGEGKIRPIKAWKKNGMSPTLYNGYQIISTVKDFSPEVKQKLLTFYHPVLNMSYFLTHPDKYRKYEEYLDKIDRFFKKKSTITNMPALTINERSFQIFNNEKWLSKSGQNFLKYVGLTYDQLNCYQTFEPFFYYTGKITDKINALIIENKDTFYSLKMLFQNNVYTWNGIRFNFLIYGEGKKIIKSFSFFNELEEYKNYKTTFYYFGDIDPEGIKIWNSLNEVAEYKINPFTYFYSFLVENFKDQAPELEKDQNMPDKNILNLFLSFFNNNMKNNIKDIFERGCYLPQEAINYSILEELADVDR, via the coding sequence ATGAAAAAAAGTATAATGTGCTTTCTAAGAGAACAAAAGCGAAAGAGAATCAGGACTAAAGTAATAGAAAATTATATAATAAATAAATTTGATACAAAGAAATATTGGAATATGGGGGGATATCCTCAATTTGCTAGAAGTATTAATAATTTAGTAGGTGAGGGGAAAATAAGACCTATAAAAGCATGGAAGAAAAATGGTATGTCTCCTACTTTATACAATGGTTATCAAATTATTTCTACAGTAAAAGATTTTAGTCCAGAAGTAAAACAAAAACTATTAACATTTTATCACCCTGTACTTAATATGTCTTATTTTCTAACTCATCCTGATAAATATAGAAAGTATGAAGAATATTTAGATAAAATAGATAGGTTTTTTAAAAAAAAATCAACCATTACTAATATGCCTGCTTTAACAATCAATGAAAGGTCTTTTCAAATTTTTAATAATGAAAAATGGCTCTCAAAGAGTGGACAAAATTTTTTAAAGTATGTTGGCTTAACATATGACCAACTAAACTGTTATCAAACATTTGAACCATTTTTTTATTATACAGGTAAGATAACTGATAAAATAAATGCTTTAATAATTGAAAACAAAGACACTTTTTATTCATTAAAAATGTTATTTCAAAATAATGTATATACTTGGAATGGAATTCGCTTTAATTTCTTGATATATGGTGAGGGCAAAAAAATCATAAAAAGTTTTTCGTTTTTTAATGAACTGGAAGAATATAAAAATTATAAAACAACTTTTTATTACTTTGGGGACATAGATCCAGAGGGAATAAAAATATGGAATAGTTTAAATGAGGTAGCAGAATATAAAATTAACCCATTTACATATTTTTATAGTTTTTTAGTGGAAAACTTTAAGGATCAAGCTCCAGAGTTAGAAAAAGATCAAAATATGCCTGATAAAAACATTTTAAATTTATTTTTATCTTTTTTTAATAATAATATGAAAAATAACATAAAGGATATATTTGAAAGAGGTTGCTATCTTCCTCAAGAAGCTATAAATTATTCGATATTGGAGGAATTAGCAGATGTGGACAGATGA